In Rhodoferax koreense, a genomic segment contains:
- a CDS encoding ankyrin repeat domain-containing protein — MKKLLLRTALSLACVFSVAAVAQGANTAPLMQAAGAGEADKVSALLAKGADPDARDANGQTALMLAASAGHYETVRRLLIGGANKQLQDPSGKTALDLATEHHHVDLIALMREAS, encoded by the coding sequence GTGAAAAAACTGCTTCTCCGTACCGCGCTGAGCCTGGCCTGTGTCTTTTCGGTGGCGGCCGTCGCCCAGGGCGCGAACACCGCCCCCCTCATGCAGGCCGCGGGGGCGGGCGAAGCCGACAAGGTCAGCGCGCTGCTGGCCAAGGGGGCGGATCCCGATGCGCGAGACGCCAACGGCCAGACCGCGTTGATGCTGGCCGCCAGTGCCGGGCATTACGAAACCGTGCGCCGCCTGCTCATCGGCGGCGCCAACAAGCAGCTGCAAGACCCCAGCGGCAAGACCGCGCTCGACCTCGCCACGGAACACCACCATGTCGACCTGATCGCGCTGATGCGCGAGGCTTCCTGA
- a CDS encoding YXWGXW repeat-containing protein, which produces MKRLTLAPRTALLLVLVAMVGCTKQPTQQVGAPVAAPVPAPAPTPSPARVAAPAIAPAPMPAPAVSYAAPPVAHAVSVYIDPPLRQPPPVVVGWAPPPMRVEAPPPRPFDDAVWTGGYWAWQGDWVWAAGRWAAPPKPQYRWVHPYYENRAGVVVFIAGHWSPPGAVFVPPPPGLRLGLATVLPGVVPGPRPLGPSGVFVPAPPGSRAGLIVPAPIGTPPAVVIGAPPVTNIGMHIQNRVENNSGNRTTVNNTVNNTRVTEVTNVTNVKNVTIVAPAAATTSGRAFASKAPAQAHLAAAQTPVTHVPAPVAEKPPTPTPPPLPPHAANTAKPAPQAQAQARALQHQHAEAQVQAEKAEAAEKAKAAQPMTRHLPEAEKHAEPPPAKAAVKEDGREKRPPEAGRKVE; this is translated from the coding sequence ATGAAAAGACTCACCCTCGCGCCCAGGACGGCGCTGTTGCTCGTGCTGGTCGCGATGGTCGGTTGCACCAAGCAGCCGACCCAGCAGGTCGGTGCCCCGGTCGCCGCCCCGGTGCCAGCACCAGCGCCTACACCCTCACCGGCGCGCGTGGCCGCGCCTGCCATCGCGCCGGCACCCATGCCCGCACCTGCGGTGAGTTACGCGGCACCACCTGTGGCGCATGCCGTGTCCGTCTATATCGACCCGCCGCTGCGTCAGCCGCCGCCGGTGGTCGTGGGCTGGGCGCCGCCGCCGATGCGGGTCGAAGCGCCCCCGCCCAGGCCTTTCGACGACGCCGTCTGGACCGGCGGCTACTGGGCCTGGCAGGGCGACTGGGTGTGGGCCGCAGGGCGCTGGGCAGCGCCGCCGAAGCCCCAGTACCGCTGGGTCCATCCCTACTATGAAAACCGCGCGGGCGTGGTGGTGTTCATCGCCGGCCATTGGTCCCCGCCGGGTGCGGTGTTCGTGCCACCTCCGCCGGGCCTTCGCCTGGGCTTGGCCACCGTGCTGCCCGGCGTCGTCCCTGGTCCGCGGCCGCTGGGTCCATCGGGGGTGTTCGTGCCGGCGCCACCCGGGTCTCGCGCCGGGCTGATCGTTCCCGCGCCCATTGGCACGCCGCCGGCGGTGGTGATCGGTGCGCCGCCAGTCACCAACATCGGCATGCACATCCAGAACCGGGTGGAAAACAACAGCGGCAACCGCACGACGGTCAACAACACGGTCAACAACACACGCGTCACCGAGGTCACGAATGTCACCAACGTGAAAAACGTGACCATCGTCGCCCCCGCCGCGGCCACCACCTCGGGCCGTGCCTTCGCATCGAAGGCGCCCGCCCAGGCGCACCTGGCGGCGGCGCAAACGCCGGTGACCCACGTGCCCGCGCCCGTGGCGGAGAAACCGCCGACGCCCACGCCTCCGCCCCTTCCGCCTCATGCGGCAAACACCGCCAAGCCGGCGCCACAGGCACAGGCACAGGCACGCGCGCTGCAACATCAGCACGCGGAAGCCCAGGTTCAAGCGGAAAAGGCCGAGGCCGCCGAAAAGGCCAAGGCTGCGCAGCCAATGACCAGGCACCTGCCCGAAGCGGAGAAACACGCGGAACCGCCACCCGCCAAAGCCGCCGTCAAGGAAGACGGGAGAGAGAAAAGACCGCCCGAGGCCGGAAGGAAAGTGGAGTAG